In Nocardioides jishulii, the DNA window TGTATGCCGCCACCGTCACCGGCAGCCCCGTGGAGAACGCCTGCAAGCTGATCAAGAAGTACGAGGACGGCGGCCGCGGCTACTACGCCGCCGCGCTCGCGCTGCTCGGCCGTGACGCCTCGGGCCAGCCGACCGCCGACTCGCCGATCGTGATCCGCACCGCGGACGTACGCCCCGACGGCGCGCTGACGGTGACCGCCGGTGCGACGCTGGTGCGCGACTCAGACCCGCACTACGAGGTCGCGGAGACCCACGCGAAGGCGGGCGGCATCCTGTCGGCCTTCGGGCTCGTGCCCTCCGCGGGCGCTCCCTCGGCCGGGCTCGCCGAGCTGGCGCGCGACGAGGACGTGCTGATCGCGCTCCAGTCGCGCAACCGCCGCCTGTCGACCTTCTGGCTGACCGACCAGGCCGGCGCCACGCCCGACCCGGCGCTGGCCGGCAAGCGGGTCGGGATCCTCGACGGCGAGGACGACTTCGTCAACATGATCCGCCACGTGCTCCGCGTCCTGGGCCTGACCAGCGAGGTCGTGCGCCACGAGGCGTGGACCGAGACGGCCCTCGACGACTACGACCTGGTCATCGTCGGCCCCGGCCCGGGCGACCCGCGCGACGGCACCGACGCCAAGATCGCGACCTTCCGCGCCGCCACCCAGCGCCTGCTGGAGCGGGAGCAGAAGTTCCTCTCCGTCTGCCTGGGTCACCAGACGCTCTGCCACGCCCTCGGCCTCGAGCTCGGCTTCAAGGACATCGTCTTCCAGGGCACGCAGGCCAGCGTCGAGATCGGTGACCGGGTGGAGCGCGTCGGCTTCTACAACACGTTCGTGGGTCGCGTCGGCGCCGCTGTCCTGCCCGACGGGGTGACGGTGGAGGCTGACGCCGAGAGCGGTGACATCCACCTCGTGGCCGGGCCGCACTACCGGGGCATCCAGTTCCACGCCGAGTCGATCCTCACCGAGCGTGGATTCGACCTGATCAACGACCTCGTCACCGACCTGCTCGTCGACTGATGGCCGCCGCACGCCGCCCGCTCGCCGCCCTCGTGGCGGCGCTGTGCGTCTCGGTCGTGGCGCTCGCGGGCTGCACCGGCGGGGAGCCGGAGGCCGAGCGTACGGTCGGACCCGCGCCGACCCCGACGGGCACCTTGACGCCCGAGCCGCCCCAGGAGGGAGCCAAAGGCGGACCGGTCCTGAAGGGCACCCGACCCAACGTCGTCATGGTGCTGATGGACGACGCCTCGATGGACCTGGTGCCCACGATGGCGACGGCGGCCGAGCTGGCGGAGCGCGGCGCCACCCTGGACCACTTCGCGGTCGACTCGCTCTGCTGCGTCTCGCGCGCGAGCCTGATGACGGGTCAGTTCCCGCACCAGACCGGCGTCCTCACCAACAGCGCCAAGTCGGCCTCGGGCGAAGGCCCGGCCGGCGGCTGGGCCGCCTACCGCGACTACGGCAACGACGCCCGCACGGTCAGCCTGCGGCTGCAGGAGTCGGGCTACACCACCGGATTCGTCGGCAAGTACCTCAACGAGTACGAGTACGACCCCGGCGACGAGCTGCCGCCGGTGCCGCCGGGCTGGGACCAGTTCAACGTGCTCTTCGGCTCGGCCTACGACGGCTGGGGCTTCGACAGCGTCGACATCGTCGACGGCCAGGTGGTCGTGCGCCACCACCCCACCCCGGCCGCCAGCGCCAGCGTCCGGGAGAAGGACGCCGTCTACGCGGGACAGGTGATCGAGGACTACGCGATCGACTTCATCGAGGACCACGCCGACGCTGACGACCCCTACTTCCTCCAGGTGAACCCCTACGCCCCGCACAACCGCACCAATCCCCAGGGGGCGTGGGCCGACGAGCCGCTCTTCCCGGCCGCCTTCCGCGACCGTCCCGGCGTCGCTGGTCGCGGTGGCAACTGCGGAGCCGTGAGCTGTGGCCAGCTGAGCGCCAAGGACCTCCCCGGCATCGACGACGACGCGGCCGACAACGTGCCGCTCAAGGCCGACGGCAGCCCCGCCCGGGGCTGGAACGACCGACCCCCGCTGCGCCGCAAGGTCGCCACCGAGCGCCTGCGCGAGCGGGCCCGCATGGTGCAGTCGGTCGACCGCACGCTGAAGCGGATCATGGAGACCGTCGACGACGACACCGTCGTGATCCTGACCTCCGACAACGGCTTCCACCTCGGCCAGAACGGCCTGCGGATGGGCAAGGGCACGGCGTACGACACCGACGTGCGCGTGCCGCTCATCGTCGCCGGCCCGGGCATCGCGCCCGGTCAGCGCGCCGACCTGACCTCCAACATCGACCTCGCTCCGACCCTCGAGGAGTGGGCGGGTCTGCGGCCCGCTCCCTACCGCGCCGGGACGTCGCTGCTCCCGACGCTGCGTGACCCCCAGCGGGACCGCCTTGACCTCGTCTTCTTCGACCACACCACCGACACCGTCGGCGACGACCCCGACCTGGCCTTCACCGGCGGCGAGCTCCAGCGCATCCCCACCTACTTGGCGGTGCGCAGCCGCACCGGCCTGCTCATCCGCGACGACCTCGACCCCCGCGCGCCGGGCCAGGAGATCGGCTGGGAGTTCTACTCCTACGCCGACGTGCCGTGGGAGCGCCGCAACGCCTATGCCGACCCCGAGCACGCAGCGGAGGTCGCCGACCTGACGGCGGCGCTGGAGGCGTTCGACGACTGTCGCCGGATCACCCGAGGCGAGCGTTGGCCGCAGGAGTGCCGCACGCTGCGGTCGACCCGGTGACCCACCCGTGAGCCCTCAGTGTTGAGCCCCCAGTGATGAGCCCCAGGTGAGCCCTCGAGTGCCCCCCAGCGTCGTCGTGGTCGACCACCACGACTCCTACACCTGGAACCTGGTCCACCTCGTCGGCGGCGTGACCGGTGAGCTGCCGCGGGTCGTGCAGCACGACGAGGTGTCGGTGGGCGAGGTGCTCTCCCACGACGTCGTGGTGCTCTCGCCCGGCCCCGGCCACCCCGACGAGCTGAGGGACTTCGCCGTCGGACGCGAGGTGCTGCGCGCGGCGACCCGTCCGGTGCTCGGCGTCTGCCTGGGCATGCAGGGCATCGTCACCGCCTTCGGCGGCCGGGTCGAGCGCAGCGCCCCGGCCCACGGCGAGGTGGCCCGGATCAGCCATGACGGGGCGGGGCTCTTCGCCGGGCTGCCGCAGGGCTTCGACGCCGTCCGCTACCACTCGCTGGCCGTCGTCACCCTGCCCGACGTGCTCGTCGCGAGCGCGCACAGCGAGGACGGCGTCGTCATGGGCGTACGCCACCGGTCGCTGCCGATCGAGGGCGTGCAGTTCCACCCCGAGTCGGTGCTCTCGGAGCACGGCGCAGCGATGGTCGCCAACTTCCTCGCCTCCCTCCCCTCGGTCGCCGTCCCCTCGACCGCCAGGGCGGCGCGGTGACCGGGCCCGAGGAGTGGTTCGAGTCGGTCGCTTCCGAGCACCCGCGCTGCTTCTGGCTCGACGGCGGAGGGGCCCGGGAGTGGTCGGGGCGGCGCTCCGTCATCGGCCACCTCGCCGACGACGACGTCTCGATCACCTTCCACGCCGCCGCCGGCGAGGTTCGCCGCCACGTCGGCGGGCGGTCGACGGTGGTGGGCGACGACGTCTTCGAGGTCCTCGCCCGGGAGCTGGCCGACGGGCCGAGCGATGCCCAGTGGTTCGGGCACCTCGGCTACGCCAGCCGCCGCGACCTGCCGGCCCGCCCGGATCCACGCCTGCCCGACGCTGTCTGGATGCGCCCGAGCGTCGTGCGC includes these proteins:
- a CDS encoding anthranilate synthase component II, whose amino-acid sequence is MSPRVPPSVVVVDHHDSYTWNLVHLVGGVTGELPRVVQHDEVSVGEVLSHDVVVLSPGPGHPDELRDFAVGREVLRAATRPVLGVCLGMQGIVTAFGGRVERSAPAHGEVARISHDGAGLFAGLPQGFDAVRYHSLAVVTLPDVLVASAHSEDGVVMGVRHRSLPIEGVQFHPESVLSEHGAAMVANFLASLPSVAVPSTARAAR
- a CDS encoding sulfatase-like hydrolase/transferase, translating into MAAARRPLAALVAALCVSVVALAGCTGGEPEAERTVGPAPTPTGTLTPEPPQEGAKGGPVLKGTRPNVVMVLMDDASMDLVPTMATAAELAERGATLDHFAVDSLCCVSRASLMTGQFPHQTGVLTNSAKSASGEGPAGGWAAYRDYGNDARTVSLRLQESGYTTGFVGKYLNEYEYDPGDELPPVPPGWDQFNVLFGSAYDGWGFDSVDIVDGQVVVRHHPTPAASASVREKDAVYAGQVIEDYAIDFIEDHADADDPYFLQVNPYAPHNRTNPQGAWADEPLFPAAFRDRPGVAGRGGNCGAVSCGQLSAKDLPGIDDDAADNVPLKADGSPARGWNDRPPLRRKVATERLRERARMVQSVDRTLKRIMETVDDDTVVILTSDNGFHLGQNGLRMGKGTAYDTDVRVPLIVAGPGIAPGQRADLTSNIDLAPTLEEWAGLRPAPYRAGTSLLPTLRDPQRDRLDLVFFDHTTDTVGDDPDLAFTGGELQRIPTYLAVRSRTGLLIRDDLDPRAPGQEIGWEFYSYADVPWERRNAYADPEHAAEVADLTAALEAFDDCRRITRGERWPQECRTLRSTR
- a CDS encoding anthranilate synthase family protein produces the protein MTTPTQTTPEEVRAALAELQGHEAWAVVRLARKEPGDPDVVTYIGGPRSTVDSLLDVPLTEGVPPEGRRFDRLVAVPFHQVSERGFEAHDDGTPLVVVDIETEQRFAVETVLEAIADDGIDFVDRGGFQTSDDDYAKVVEAIIRDEIGQGEGANLVVGRQYTAVVADWSADKALTVFRRLLERERGAYWTYCFFTGDRFLIGASPERHVSVHGGDVRMNPISGTFRVGGRSVAELKPALLDFLADEKEIYELFMVVDEELKMMCDICDQGGMVLGPFLKPMTHLIHTEYLLAGRSSRDVREILRDTMYAATVTGSPVENACKLIKKYEDGGRGYYAAALALLGRDASGQPTADSPIVIRTADVRPDGALTVTAGATLVRDSDPHYEVAETHAKAGGILSAFGLVPSAGAPSAGLAELARDEDVLIALQSRNRRLSTFWLTDQAGATPDPALAGKRVGILDGEDDFVNMIRHVLRVLGLTSEVVRHEAWTETALDDYDLVIVGPGPGDPRDGTDAKIATFRAATQRLLEREQKFLSVCLGHQTLCHALGLELGFKDIVFQGTQASVEIGDRVERVGFYNTFVGRVGAAVLPDGVTVEADAESGDIHLVAGPHYRGIQFHAESILTERGFDLINDLVTDLLVD